The window TTGATGAGATGGAGAGTTATTAACATGGATTAATTCCGACGGATGCGGATGCCCTAAATGTGAATGGACTGTATGGTCATTCATTTCTAGGaaggaatttaataataaaaatttaacataCATATATACCTCCGCAAATAGAAGGGTCTATTTGGAGATTGCACAGCTGAGGCAACTCTAGAGCAAGCGTTGTGTTGATAGGAAACGAACTCAAGGCAGACGGGTCATTGAGGAATGGACAAAGGCAAGTAGGCTTCTGGCCGTAGAGTTGGTTAAGACTATCACAGCATGACTGCACCGGTGAAGCTGCCACGCCTTGCACGAACGGGGCACATGGTGCTAAAGTTAGCAAATTCGGCCCACACTCGGCAATTGTGTTCTGGGCGATGACCTTTAGGGAAAGCCAAAGGAGAAACACAAGAAAGAGCGATGTGGGGAAAAGAGGGAGAGGAAAAGGCATTGCACAAGTTAATTAGGTTGGTAACGCGAGTTTTGCTTGTTAGTTTTGAGGCGAATTCGCCATTGATGTTCATATTAGCTAAATAGACGAAGAGTGCATTAGTTAGGCATGAACAGAGCCATGCATTAGGTGTGTGATCCCTTGACACACTTTTGTATGACCTCTTTCAAGCTACAGTCTAGTTTTCACTATTTTTTTGTTCATTTCTCTGGTGTGTTGTCTATCATTCATATTTTCAGGCAAAAAAAATTTGTGGGATATGAAGTTTATAAGATTCAGACAACTCATTTAAGTATCGGTAGAAATATTCATTCAGAATTTGTGTATCAACGATCAAGATTTGTCCTccgtattgattatgagaagtTGAAAAAAGTCGCAACAACTCGTTAAATTTGAGACAACTTGTATAGAATTAAGAATGTTACGATTAATGACACAGAGAATGTCATAGAATATTTGAACTCTTAAACCATGTACATAGACGTGATTTCATGAGGTTCCATTTTCAGCTCAACTATATTTTATTCTACGATTATTTATTGACAATAAGAAATTACATATTTATCAAGATAatgaaattattataattagtgaataataaaaacatttcatgttctattaaaaaaattaggaCGTCAGTTTTAAATTAATGATTTgcatgatatttttaattaatattttaattattgaattaaattGAATAGAACAATGAGCATTTCAGGGAGCAATGAAGGGCTTCAAATCCTTTACTACACTTTTTCCTACACCAAGAAAATCTCTTTTTGTTGTTATTTATTTGTCAGCCTTTATAAAATCTTCCTATTTTTtagggatttaaaaaaaaaaatttgttccaTGAAATATTAATAGTCATCAATGACATAAAactatttaaattttgaatattatACATAAAGCTATAATAATATCTTGGCAAAAacttctgtgagacggtctcacgggtcatatttgtgagacggatctcttatttgggtcaccaatgaaaaaatattactttttatactaagaatattacttttaattgtgaatatgggtagggttgacccgtctcacagattatgatccgtgagacggtctcacatgagactcactcaaatatctttaatgcaatAAGAAGATCatctaaaataaataattgttcgGATGGAATCTTGTATTCTATCATACATAAACTGGTTGTAGATAGACGGACAAATCATAattcattatattttattaattttgattATCGATCAAAACCCCTTTTAAGAATCATTAAATCCTATAAACGATATCTATTCTTAATTTTTGATAATGCAGTAGATTTTAAGATATGGCTTTACGTAAGAGTTTCAatctaatataataaatataatatatcttGATTAAAATTCGTATGAGCCAAACTTTGAAAAAAAACTGTAaaccaaataattttttaaaactgaTCCAACTGCATTCTTTAAGATATAAACCAAATCACATCATGTAGATATCTTTAATTTATCTCCAAATTCGAATAGAATGCTTTTtatatctctatatatatacatattccTCTATTGATTTTTCTTTCTCTCACGAACTTGGCCTAGATCAAAAACTCTTTCTCTCACGAACTAATTGGCCTAGCTAGATCAAAAACTCAGTTTCAACATGCAGCAGCAGACGATGATTCAGCCGGTCACGGTGGGGCTTCGTTTCACGCCCACAGACAGTGAACTCATGCTCCTTCTAAACAAGATGATCAATAAACAGCCACTGTCATGCGACTATATCCGCAGCGTAGATGTTTACAAGTATAATCCATGGGAGTTGGTCGGTAcgttctttcttctttcttcaGTCTGTATTGGATTAGATTATAAAATAGATTTGTGATCTAATTTGTGTGTGCATGATCGTGATCAGGGGGTGGATTGTACTTTGTAGAAATCTTGTTCTAATTAAGGAGGGCGGTAAATTAAACATTGTTATGTATGCTTGAGTGTGTACACGTTTTGATGTTTTTTGGACTTATAACTATATatgttttgaaaaaatattttttatctgttGCAGATGGGGATGATGGATTGTACTTTTTTACCCCGAGAGAGCGGAAGTATTTGAACGGCAGTCGACCGAACCGAGCCGCGGGTGACGGATTTTGGAAGGCGACGGCGGCTGGTAAAAAAATATGTGAAAATAATGAATGTATTGGATTGAAGACTACCTTGGTTTTTTACCAAGGGAAGGCCTCGGATGGGAAGAAGACAAACTGGATAATGCATGAGTATactgttagccagcctccgagacttCCGACAGGATCTATGCGGGTACGTAAGAAGTCTCTCTCAACACGTACATTTGTACGTATGCATGAATTGAATTTGTAATTGATATAATTCTACCGTACGTCTTGATCtcgtaaaaataaaatatattgagAGATTTGAAGTATTTGCTTTTGTGCCCTCTAAACGGTACATGAATCCTGAGAAAAATCGAAATTAAATTTGACTTTGCCTTTGGTATTTATAGTGTTATTCGTATATGTCGGCATTCATGCGTGAGTGTGTGTTTATGTTGTTGATAAAAACATGCTTCTACGATCTTGTTTCAACGAATGCAAACTTCAGATTTATCTTGTAAATTTGCTTTTTCGTTTTCGAAGCTTAGAGCGTGTTTAATTTGTTCGCCACTTTTGCAGCTAGATGACTGCGTTCTGTGCCGGATTCGTGAGAGAAAACCGGCTGCGGCCGCCGCTTCTGATTCTCTTAAAACCATCCACGAGACTTCTGAAAATGACAACCTGACATCCCACCACAAGCGTTCGAGAACTGAATTTGATCAGCAGCACGACGTTCCAGCGCAACACCATCTTCAGCTGCGACAGCCGGCGGATCTTCAGTTGATGCACCAGCAGTTTCAGCTGCGACAGCCGGCGGATCTTCCGTTGATGCACCAGCAGTTTCAGCCGGTGGATCTTCAGTTGATGCACCAGCAGTTTCAGCTGCGACAGCCCGCGGATCTTCCGTTGATGCACCAGCAGTTTCAGCCGGTGGATCTTCAGTTGATGCACCAGCAGTTTCAGCTGCGACAGCCCGCGGATCTTCCGTTGATGCACCAGCAGTTTCACCCGGCGGATCTTCCGTTGATGCACCAGCAGTTTCAGCTGCGACAGCCGGCGGATCTTCCTTTGATGCACCAGCAGTTTCAGCCGGCGGATCTTCCGTTGATGCACCAGCAGTTTCAGCCGGCGGATCTTCCGTGGATGTACCAGCAGTTTCATCTTCCGTTGATGCACCAGCAGTTTGAGCTGCGACAGCCGGCGGGTCTTCCGGTGATGCACCAGCAGAATCAACCTGCTCTTCAATACACGAGTCAGCAGCACGGTAGTAGTGTTCCACAGCAACAACAAAATGATCAGCCTGGTGGAGAGCTCGATTATTCTGCCCGGAGAAGATTAGAAGAAATAGAACATTCTCTTATGAGTCAGGAGCACGGTAGTACTGTTCCACAGCAACAACAAAATGATCAGCCTGGTGGAGATCAGTTCGATTATTCTGCCCAGAGAAGATTAGAAGAAATAGAACATTCTCTTATGGACGCTCTGGAAAACGACGACGAAGGTGTACTGATCGACAACGAGTTTGGACAACTCTATCTTCGTGATCAAATCTTAGATTTAGCAATAGTGCCCAAGATATGATCATGTTACTTGGTTATACATTTGCATAAATTTTAATGAAACGATTGAATTTTACGAAAAGTACTGTTTCTTTGTGTTTTATCAATTGCTCGTTGACACCATTCATTTATAATTTGAAGTGTTCGGATATATGCTTTATCATTCGATTAGATAATATAAGTAAAACACTTATcccttaaaaatatatataattgttgATAAATTAAGTTTTTTATATTGTCTGTAATTTACACCAACTAATTAATTGTCTTACGtgttttatttataaaagtgttttGACAATTATTACAATAAATGTCActcaaattaattatataatgaaCCAATCATTATCATctaaatatttgttttcaaaATCAAATGTGTACAATAATGGAAAAAAGATACAAGTAATAATACCTCGACAAGGAAATCATATTGCACAAAACAAAAttcaaaatcgatccgaaaacTCATAGTAGCTGATGATAAGATAATCATACTCataaattgaaaatattataatgatacatgaatgtttttatatatatatatatatatatatatatatatatatatatatatatatatatatatatatatatatatggacaaATGATACATCGTCTTCTATTTTCAAACATCATCGACAAATTCAAAAATCAATTGCTCAGAAGATAtcaaatgtttgaaataaatttgagaaaaataactaaTGATTACTCCAATGTCAAAACGTTGAACTAGTCATTCATACGAATACGACGATTACAGAACTAATTTTAGACACCACAAATATTATATGTGggtgaataaataaaaaaaatcaaagataTTGTTAAGATTTGTTAAATATTTTCTAATGTTTTGCATCATATGGAACCAGTGGCGTAGCCAAGAATATTTTTTCCGGTGGGcagaatatttttaaatattaatttgaacttcatataataaaaataaaaaagaagttAAAGGAACATACCGAATTCTTATTTAAGCCGAATTTTGCGATTTTTCAATACATCAAACTTGTTTATGATAAATTCGGTATCAATACTCAGAGCAATATCCCTCTCTATATAAACAACCATGGTATTGGCCAAAAGGTCATTTTCCATTTTATTACGAAGTGGCGTCTTAATCAGTTTCATCCCTGAAAAAACTCGTTCTGTAGTTGCTGTAGACACTGGAAGAGTCAAAACCAATCGAACCAACCTATCAATAAAAGGATAGATAACCGACTTCGTTGTTCCGGCCAATGTTTGGCACAAATGATGCAAAGAATCAAGATTCTGAAACTGCACATGACGCGGTACATCAAACTTATAATGATCTAATTCCCTCATCAAATCTTCTCTTTCTTCTTGACTGAAATCATGGTAGTAAAACTTATCAACAAAAGAACAAATGTCACATGGAGAAAATGATCTAAATCCATCAACGGGACTCAAAGCATTACTAAGAGTAAGAAGTTCCATTGTGCTCTCTGGAAATCTCTCGTTCAATTCCATCAACTGAAAATCTATTACTGCGTTGAATATTTCAAAATGATGGTGATCATGGACtgttatattatttttcagctGACAAGAACGTTTTGTACCTCGTGTGTAGCAATCATCAAAGTCTGGTACCTCAATATCATTACTTTCACAAAACTTAATCACACTCCAAAGAAATCCTTCCCATCTACCATCTCGGATCTGCTGAAGATTTATTCTAGTCGTAGAAACCAAATTCACAGCATTCAAAATATCTATGTCATTTTTCTGTAATGTCTGACACAACTTTTCTGATATTCCCAAAACTTCATGCATAAAAAACAACACAAATACAAAGTCAAATGATTTTATATCCAAATACAAACCTTTAGCCTCTCCTCGAATGTTACTATTGAGACCTTTGTCAACAAGATCTTGAAGAAGTATACTCACTGAACCAAACAAACCAATGAATCTCCTAACAGAGTTGAAATGTGAACTCCAACGAGTAGCTCCAGCTCGTATCAAATAACAATCTTGATTAGCTCCAGTACCAGTGTCAATTTCTCCCGATTCTATCAAATCATTAATTTCATCTTTTCGGATAGATTTCAATTGAAAATGACGTTTAGCAGATGAACCAACAAAATTAATAGCTGAAGTTAATGTTGAAAAGAAACGCCGCACATCATGCACCTCTTTAGAAACTGCAACTAAAGCAAGTTGTAGTCTATGAGCAAAACAATGAATATAATAAGCATGTGAATAACCTTTAAGAGATAATGCTTGGAGTCCATTCCATTCCCCACGCATGTTACTTGCGCCATCATAGCCTTGCCCCCTTAGATTTTCAATCAACAAATTATACTGGTTGAATACATTGCAGATCTCTTTTTTCAAAGTTAATGCACTTGTATTTTCAACGTGGACAACTTCAAAAAATCGTTCTCTAATGAACCCATCCCGATCAACATATCTTAAAATGATAGCCATTTGTTCTTTATTTGACTCATCAATTGCTTCATCAACTAAGATACAAAATTTGGCTTCTCCAATTTCTTCA is drawn from Primulina eburnea isolate SZY01 chromosome 10, ASM2296580v1, whole genome shotgun sequence and contains these coding sequences:
- the LOC140803912 gene encoding non-specific lipid transfer protein GPI-anchored 10-like; this translates as MPFPLPLFPTSLFLVFLLWLSLKVIAQNTIAECGPNLLTLAPCAPFVQGVAASPVQSCCDSLNQLYGQKPTCLCPFLNDPSALSSFPINTTLALELPQLCNLQIDPSICGEASLPSTSPGAQVSLGARPNSTVAASPVVTVAPRPSIMGFGIRNAEVSLKVKSQLLVLLMAAIYWGADK